The Verrucomicrobiota bacterium nucleotide sequence CTGCTCATACACGCCTTCAGGACGGACGTCATCGCTCGGGCGCAACCGCACCGCAACCGTCTGGTAAACCGTTTCTGGCACTACCACCCGAATGGTTTGCTCGCCACCACATTTGACTCCCGGCAGCAATTCACATTCCTCGGTGACCCGACGTTGAAACGTGTACGGATCATACGACGTTTGGATGGCCGACCACACCGGCAACGCATTGGCCGAATGCGAAAGCGCCGGGATTTCGGCGATCAAATCATGGCAGACCGGGATTTCATACGGGGAATCTTCCGTCAGCGAAACGCGAATGGTATCCCCCAGTCCGTCACTGAGCAGCGAGCCAATGCCAATGGCGCTCTTGATCCGGCCATCCTCTCCTTCCCCAGCTTCGGTCACTCCCAAATGGATTGGGTAATTCCAATCCCGTCCCAGCTTGGCCAAGCGCATGGCGAGCAACCGATAGCACTCGATCATCACCTTGGGATTGGACGACTTCATCGAGAAACAAAAATTATGGTAATGATGTTTGCGCGCAATGCGGGCAAATTCGAGGGCGCTTTCCACCATCCCCAGCGGGGTGTCCCCGTACCGGTTCATGATCCGGTCGCTCAATGAACCATGGTTGGTACCGATGCGCATGGCGCGCCCATATTCCTTGCACAACTCGACCAATGGCGCGAATTGCTCCTCAATTCGCTCGAGTTCCTCAAAATATTGGTCATCGCTGTATTCCCGGTTGGCAAACTTCTTTTTATCCGCGAAATTACCCGGATTGATGCGGATTTTTTCCACCCACTTGACGGCTTCCAAGGCGGCATCCGGCTTGAAATGAATGTCCGCCACGATGGGCACCATGCAACCACGTTGGCGCAACTCAGCGACGATGAACTGCAAGTTGGCCGCGTCCCGAATTGTCGGGGCCGTAATGCGAACGAGTTGGCAACCCACCGCTACCAGGTCCAGCGTCTGCTGCACGCAGGCCGCCGTATCCATCGTGTCACTGGTGATCATGGATTGCACCACAATCGGATGATTGCCACCAATGACAACTCCACCGCGGCTCGGATCACCCACAACGACTTCGCGGGTAAGTCGGCGATGGTAGAAATAGGGGGTTTCGCAGTAGTTCATAATTCAATCCTGACTTATTTTGTCATGCTCCGCTTGAAATGCGCCAAGGCTGCCCGGGCGGAAACGAAGGCCACTTCGTCGAGATCAATATCCGCCGGAGCGACTACCTCCAATCCCGCCGCCTCGTCCAGCGCACGCGCGGCGTCAAAGGACGTCACGCGACAGATAAAAAACAGGTCGAGCGTGTCGTAGATCACCCCGCTGAACGGGTAGCGGTTGGGAAACGACATCAGGAATTCCATCGACTCGATTTCCAGCCCAACCTCTTCACGGGTTTCCCGTCGCAACGCGTCCTC carries:
- the ispG gene encoding (E)-4-hydroxy-3-methylbut-2-enyl-diphosphate synthase, translating into MNYCETPYFYHRRLTREVVVGDPSRGGVVIGGNHPIVVQSMITSDTMDTAACVQQTLDLVAVGCQLVRITAPTIRDAANLQFIVAELRQRGCMVPIVADIHFKPDAALEAVKWVEKIRINPGNFADKKKFANREYSDDQYFEELERIEEQFAPLVELCKEYGRAMRIGTNHGSLSDRIMNRYGDTPLGMVESALEFARIARKHHYHNFCFSMKSSNPKVMIECYRLLAMRLAKLGRDWNYPIHLGVTEAGEGEDGRIKSAIGIGSLLSDGLGDTIRVSLTEDSPYEIPVCHDLIAEIPALSHSANALPVWSAIQTSYDPYTFQRRVTEECELLPGVKCGGEQTIRVVVPETVYQTVAVRLRPSDDVRPEGVYEQINVLEVDPTKDFDVDSEAQLVTVKDGVNLPPIAAFRLLAAKLAQTERTNPILLKDCLVQPSEPLAARIALLRTSAVIGTLLADGIGDAILVRCEIHPGVSLRLAFNILQAAGCRSFKTDYVACPSCGRTLFNLQTITAKIKSRTEHLKGVKIAVMGCIVNGPGEMADADFGYVGGAPGKINLYVGKTPVKFNIPEVEAVDHLVDLIREHGKWRNPE
- a CDS encoding NUDIX domain-containing protein, with protein sequence MRDNRLDLIKHCPQCAAMAISVIDKNALFCDRCGLRMHFGPSAAVGGILCDGQGRVLLIRRAKDPGQGKLGLPGGFVDGRESAEDALRRETREEVGLEIESMEFLMSFPNRYPFSGVIYDTLDLFFICRVTSFDAARALDEAAGLEVVAPADIDLDEVAFVSARAALAHFKRSMTK